The Bordetella sp. FB-8 genome includes a window with the following:
- a CDS encoding transporter substrate-binding domain-containing protein, protein MKRLALAACASVLALSQSPAMAQPAPAPAAAPVAAPTSTLDKVMQSHVLRVCTPGDYKPFSFMTSPGQFEGLDIDLMGSLAAALGAKPQFVKTTWANLLSDFAAGKCDVAAGGISISLPRQEHVYFSKGYMVNGKTPITLCKNVKKYQTIAQINKPMVRVIYNPGGSNETFAKTKLPNAKLIQNKDNLTIFDEILKGHADVFVTEGAEAIVQSKLHPGLCAVNPTKPLQYGEMGYMLPSGDEVFKRFVDQWLHLAKASGEYAQISSKWLGK, encoded by the coding sequence ATGAAACGCCTTGCCCTTGCTGCCTGCGCCAGCGTCCTGGCGCTATCCCAGTCGCCGGCCATGGCGCAGCCCGCGCCTGCCCCGGCCGCCGCGCCTGTCGCCGCACCCACATCCACGCTGGACAAGGTCATGCAAAGCCACGTGCTGCGCGTGTGCACACCGGGCGACTACAAGCCTTTCAGTTTCATGACCTCCCCCGGACAGTTCGAAGGCCTGGACATCGATCTGATGGGGTCCCTGGCCGCCGCTCTGGGCGCCAAGCCGCAGTTCGTCAAGACCACCTGGGCCAATCTGCTGTCCGACTTCGCCGCAGGCAAGTGCGACGTCGCGGCGGGTGGCATTTCGATCTCGCTGCCGCGCCAGGAGCACGTGTATTTCAGCAAGGGCTACATGGTCAACGGCAAGACGCCCATCACGCTGTGCAAGAACGTCAAGAAATACCAGACCATCGCACAAATCAACAAGCCCATGGTGCGCGTCATCTACAACCCGGGCGGCAGCAACGAGACCTTTGCCAAGACCAAGCTGCCCAACGCCAAGCTCATCCAGAACAAGGACAATCTCACTATATTCGACGAAATCCTCAAAGGCCATGCCGATGTGTTCGTGACCGAAGGCGCCGAGGCCATCGTGCAGAGCAAGCTGCATCCCGGCCTGTGCGCAGTCAATCCGACCAAGCCGCTGCAATACGGCGAAATGGGCTATATGCTGCCCAGCGGCGACGAGGTATTCAAGCGCTTCGTCGATCAATGGCTGCATCTGGCAAAGGCCAGCGGCGAATACGCGCAGATTAGCAGCAAGTGGCTGGGCAAGTAG